The proteins below are encoded in one region of Flavobacterium sp. IMCC34852:
- a CDS encoding OmpA family protein encodes MKKIGLILLLLLPISGFTQKQFEVFFDFNKDFPNQSSILALNEWIANNKDIEITKLLGFCDSIDTRNYNKHLAERRIESVRELLEKSGLKFNINLEKIAFGKDFKQSKIQAENRRVTIFYAEIQAKITESEFSKQLKNSKAGETIKLPNIYFFNNSARIVPKSETILYDLLCAMEENPKLKIEIQGHICCQTETDKNDVSTARARAIYNYLLRNKIDRKRMRFKGFGVSRPIHKIPERNETEADENRRVEILILEN; translated from the coding sequence ATGAAAAAAATCGGACTCATATTGTTGCTGTTGCTGCCAATTTCTGGGTTTACCCAAAAGCAATTTGAGGTTTTTTTCGATTTCAATAAAGACTTTCCCAATCAAAGTTCGATTTTAGCACTTAACGAATGGATAGCCAATAACAAAGACATTGAGATTACAAAACTCTTAGGTTTTTGTGACAGTATAGACACCAGAAATTACAACAAACACTTGGCCGAAAGACGCATAGAAAGTGTCCGTGAGCTTTTGGAGAAAAGTGGTTTGAAATTCAATATAAACCTCGAAAAAATAGCTTTTGGGAAAGATTTTAAACAGTCCAAAATCCAAGCAGAGAATAGAAGAGTGACCATTTTTTATGCTGAAATTCAAGCCAAAATTACCGAGAGCGAGTTCAGTAAACAACTCAAAAATTCAAAAGCAGGTGAAACCATCAAATTACCCAATATTTATTTTTTTAATAATTCAGCGCGCATTGTACCCAAGTCGGAAACAATACTCTATGATTTGCTTTGTGCAATGGAGGAAAATCCGAAATTAAAAATAGAAATCCAAGGCCATATTTGTTGCCAAACCGAAACCGATAAAAACGATGTCTCTACGGCTCGGGCTCGGGCTATCTATAATTATTTACTTCGCAACAAGATTGATAGGAAGCGGATGAGATTCAAAGGTTTTGGCGTTTCCCGACCTATTCATAAAATTCCGGAACGCAATGAAACCGAAGCAGACGAAAATCGAAGAGTAGAGATTTTGATTTTGGAAAACTAA
- a CDS encoding OmpA family protein, whose protein sequence is MLRQIIIVFILLITANALAQEQLSLYFDSNKFELTKKEINKLNQWILANNNNKIVAIHGFTDEDGTSGFNDTLAQKRVDFVFQIVKDQIKIREDFKTLSFGEKFNQSLVKSENRKVTIYYILEKDLPREEEILGLKPVKIVEDLPKPDIDFPEKLVFENPNGTQSEYKLDRAFMNQINKAKTGEKLKIENLNFIINTFAVVNESRGKLYELLLVLQNNSQLKIEIQGHLCCMPNDRLDLSTQRAKAIYNFLVANQIYPARLSYKGFGSKQPIYPIPEKNEAERAANRRVEILILEN, encoded by the coding sequence ATGTTACGCCAAATTATTATTGTATTTATCCTGCTAATTACCGCTAATGCATTGGCACAAGAACAATTAAGTCTCTACTTTGATAGCAATAAATTTGAATTGACTAAAAAGGAAATTAATAAACTAAATCAATGGATTCTGGCCAACAACAACAATAAAATTGTAGCCATTCACGGGTTTACCGACGAAGACGGAACTTCAGGATTCAATGATACTTTGGCCCAAAAGAGAGTCGATTTTGTCTTTCAGATTGTCAAAGACCAAATCAAAATCAGGGAAGATTTTAAAACGCTGAGTTTTGGGGAAAAGTTCAATCAGTCTCTAGTTAAATCCGAAAACCGAAAAGTCACTATTTATTATATTTTAGAAAAAGACCTTCCGCGCGAAGAGGAAATATTAGGCCTAAAACCGGTCAAGATTGTAGAAGATTTACCTAAACCGGATATTGATTTTCCTGAAAAATTAGTATTTGAGAATCCAAACGGAACCCAATCAGAATACAAACTGGATAGGGCTTTCATGAATCAAATTAACAAAGCCAAAACCGGCGAAAAGTTAAAAATTGAAAACCTCAATTTTATCATCAACACTTTTGCCGTAGTCAATGAATCACGCGGAAAGTTGTATGAACTCTTGTTGGTACTGCAAAATAATTCCCAATTAAAAATAGAAATTCAAGGTCATTTGTGTTGTATGCCTAATGATCGTTTGGATTTATCAACGCAAAGAGCCAAAGCCATTTATAACTTTTTGGTGGCAAACCAAATTTATCCGGCTCGATTATCTTACAAAGGTTTCGGGAGCAAACAACCCATTTATCCGATACCGGAAAAAAATGAAGCAGAACGCGCCGCAAACCGACGTGTGGAAATTTTAATTCTTGAAAATTAA
- a CDS encoding glutamine synthetase III family protein, whose protein sequence is MSTLRFQALKDASGRKPVKFEEAEKKSALFGSNVFNDKAMKQYLTSDAYKGVKDAVQHGTKIDRKLADYIAMGMKEWALSKGVTHYTHWFQPLTGTTAEKHDAFFETSYDGSDPVEKFGGGQLVQQEPDASSFPNGGIRNTFEARGYTAWDPTSPAFIFGTTLCIPTVFISYTGEALDYKTPLLRALNAVDEAATEVCKYFDKNVKKVTATLGWEQEYFLVDSSLANSRPDLVMTGRTLLGHTSAKGQQLDDHYFGSIPSRALNYMRELEEECMLLGIPVKTRHNEVAPNQFELAPIFEETNLAVDHNSLLMDVMSKVGERHDFKVLFHEKPFKGVNGSGKHNNWSLATDTGVNLLSPSKTPMSNLQFLSFFINTIKAVQEYEELLRAAIATASNDHRLGANEAPPAIISVFIGEQLTKVLAELEGVSKGKLSPEEKTDLKLNVVGKIPDVMLDNTDRNRTSPFAFTGNKFEFRAVGSSANCANAMTTLNSIVAKQLKEFKKEVDALIEKKDLKKDEAIFNVLREYIKQTKNILFEGDGYSDAWEKEAKKRGLSNHKTTPAALKAKVSKKALDLFKDLNVMNHVEVEARYEIELEEYTKKIQIEGRVLGDIARNHVIPTAIRYQNTLIENVRGLKEIFGKDFEKIAKEQIFLIKEISAHIEGINSNVEAMTEARKKANALTDAQKMAEAYCDKVKPYFEVIREHCDKLELLVDDEIWTLTKYRELLFTR, encoded by the coding sequence ATGTCAACTTTACGTTTTCAAGCATTAAAAGATGCATCAGGCAGAAAGCCTGTAAAATTTGAAGAAGCTGAAAAAAAATCAGCACTTTTTGGTTCAAATGTGTTTAATGATAAAGCAATGAAGCAATATTTAACTTCGGATGCTTATAAAGGAGTAAAAGATGCGGTACAGCACGGAACTAAAATTGACAGAAAGCTAGCAGATTATATCGCTATGGGAATGAAAGAGTGGGCTTTATCAAAGGGCGTTACTCACTATACTCACTGGTTTCAACCTTTGACAGGAACAACTGCAGAAAAGCATGATGCTTTCTTTGAAACGTCTTATGACGGTTCTGATCCGGTTGAAAAATTCGGTGGTGGACAATTGGTTCAACAAGAACCTGATGCTTCTTCTTTCCCGAATGGTGGAATCAGAAATACCTTTGAAGCCCGTGGATATACCGCTTGGGATCCAACTTCTCCGGCATTTATCTTTGGAACGACTTTGTGTATTCCTACGGTTTTCATTTCTTACACCGGTGAAGCTTTAGATTATAAAACTCCACTTTTACGCGCTTTAAATGCAGTAGATGAAGCGGCCACTGAAGTATGTAAATATTTCGATAAAAATGTTAAAAAAGTAACCGCCACTTTAGGTTGGGAACAAGAATATTTCTTAGTTGACAGTTCATTAGCCAATTCGCGTCCCGATTTAGTCATGACCGGTAGAACTTTATTAGGTCATACGTCTGCGAAAGGGCAACAATTAGACGATCATTATTTTGGTTCAATTCCGTCTCGTGCTTTAAATTATATGAGAGAATTGGAAGAAGAATGTATGTTATTGGGAATTCCGGTTAAAACACGTCACAATGAAGTAGCGCCAAACCAATTTGAGTTGGCTCCCATCTTTGAAGAAACCAATTTAGCCGTTGATCACAATTCACTATTAATGGATGTAATGTCTAAAGTAGGTGAACGTCACGATTTTAAAGTCCTTTTCCACGAAAAACCTTTTAAAGGTGTTAATGGTTCTGGAAAGCACAATAACTGGTCATTGGCTACAGATACTGGAGTAAATTTATTGTCTCCAAGTAAAACGCCTATGAGTAATTTACAATTCTTGTCTTTCTTTATCAACACGATTAAAGCGGTTCAAGAATATGAAGAATTACTTCGTGCTGCCATAGCTACAGCCAGTAATGATCACAGATTGGGAGCTAATGAAGCGCCACCCGCTATTATCTCGGTTTTCATCGGAGAACAATTGACCAAAGTTTTAGCTGAATTAGAAGGGGTTTCTAAAGGTAAATTATCTCCGGAAGAAAAAACCGACCTAAAATTAAACGTAGTAGGCAAAATCCCGGATGTAATGTTGGACAATACCGATAGAAACAGAACTTCTCCATTTGCTTTCACCGGAAATAAATTTGAATTCCGTGCCGTTGGTTCTTCAGCTAACTGTGCCAATGCTATGACGACTTTGAATTCTATTGTGGCCAAACAATTAAAAGAATTCAAAAAAGAGGTGGATGCTTTAATCGAGAAAAAAGATTTAAAGAAAGACGAAGCTATTTTTAACGTCTTAAGAGAATACATCAAGCAAACCAAAAACATCCTTTTTGAAGGCGACGGTTATAGCGATGCTTGGGAAAAAGAGGCTAAAAAACGCGGCTTAAGCAATCATAAAACTACTCCGGCCGCTTTGAAAGCTAAAGTGTCTAAAAAAGCCTTGGATTTATTCAAAGATTTGAACGTAATGAACCACGTTGAAGTGGAAGCGCGTTACGAAATCGAATTGGAAGAATACACCAAAAAAATCCAAATCGAAGGCAGAGTTTTGGGCGATATTGCTCGTAACCATGTTATTCCTACAGCGATTCGTTACCAAAATACTTTAATCGAAAACGTACGTGGATTAAAAGAAATCTTTGGCAAAGACTTCGAGAAAATTGCCAAAGAACAAATCTTCCTAATCAAAGAAATTTCCGCGCATATCGAAGGTATTAATTCGAATGTAGAAGCCATGACCGAAGCTCGTAAAAAAGCTAACGCTCTTACCGATGCCCAAAAAATGGCCGAAGCTTACTGCGATAAAGTAAAGCCTTACTTCGAAGTAATCAGAGAGCATTGCGATAAATTAGAGTTATTGGTAGATGACGAAATCTGGACATTAACCAAATACAGAGAGTTATTATTTACAAGATAA
- a CDS encoding TerC family protein, which translates to MIVWIIFLALIFLFLALDLGVFNKNPHIIKPKEAGIWTGIWVSLSFIFSIVVGWIYKNGLIANPTDITPAVASMKFITGYLIELSLSVDNIFVIAVIFASFKIPQKYQHRVLFWGILGAIVFRGLMIFFGVILINKFSWMTYLFGAFLIFTAVKMLFKGDEEEFNPKKSFVYRNLRKIIPITSHADGEHFFVKRRHITAATPLFVALIVIEVMDMLFALDSVPAILAITSDPFLVFSSNIFAILGLRSMYFFLANMLERFSYLEYSLIAILTFVGIKMLIIHYYKFPEWVSLGFIALSLLAGIVISIRKNDSN; encoded by the coding sequence ATGATAGTTTGGATAATTTTTCTGGCCTTAATCTTCCTATTTCTTGCCCTTGATTTGGGGGTATTTAACAAAAACCCTCACATTATCAAACCTAAAGAAGCCGGAATTTGGACCGGAATTTGGGTTTCCCTCTCATTTATTTTCAGTATTGTAGTGGGTTGGATTTACAAGAACGGACTTATTGCCAATCCAACTGACATAACACCGGCTGTAGCTTCCATGAAGTTTATTACTGGTTACCTTATTGAATTATCCTTGAGTGTGGATAATATTTTTGTCATTGCGGTGATATTCGCTTCTTTTAAAATTCCGCAAAAATACCAACATCGGGTTTTGTTTTGGGGAATTTTGGGTGCCATCGTATTCCGAGGGCTTATGATTTTCTTTGGTGTGATTTTAATTAACAAATTCAGTTGGATGACCTATTTATTTGGTGCATTCTTAATTTTTACAGCTGTTAAGATGTTATTTAAAGGTGATGAAGAAGAGTTTAATCCAAAAAAATCATTTGTTTACAGAAACTTACGAAAAATCATTCCGATTACCAGTCATGCTGATGGTGAACATTTTTTTGTAAAAAGAAGACACATAACTGCTGCAACACCTCTTTTTGTAGCCTTGATAGTAATTGAAGTAATGGATATGCTTTTTGCTTTGGATAGTGTGCCTGCAATTTTAGCCATTACGTCTGATCCATTTTTAGTCTTTAGTTCTAATATTTTTGCCATATTAGGTTTACGTTCTATGTATTTCTTTTTGGCTAATATGTTGGAAAGATTTAGTTATCTTGAATATAGTTTGATCGCTATACTGACCTTTGTTGGTATTAAAATGTTGATCATTCATTATTATAAATTCCCTGAATGGGTTTCTTTAGGTTTTATTGCGCTCTCTTTATTAGCAGGTATTGTTATCTCTATTAGAAAAAATGACTCTAATTAA